The following proteins come from a genomic window of Acinetobacter sp. SAAs474:
- a CDS encoding monovalent cation/H+ antiporter subunit A → MDTSVLPIIILLPLVLGTILVSWLNKFSREVTALGAIGVSLASFILLLTQAKKVFDGATLSESWAWLPQLGIELSFRLDALSLLFSLLITGIGTLIYIYAYYYLSPKNSLKKLYVLLMLFMAAMLGISLSNNLIVLLVFWELTSISSFLLVGYWSNYEAAQRGSRMALTITGFGGLAMLGGFVLIGQITGTYQIDQITQMTALIQEHHLFVPALLLILLGVFTKSAQFPFHFWLPNAMAAPTPVSAYLHSATMVKAGIFLLARLMPIFIGSAIYHNLVTFIGLFTLCMAAFFAIFKEDLKGLLAYSTISHLGLIVCLLGIASPLAVAAAIFHIINHATFKAALFMIAGTIDHETGTRDLRKLSGLWQLLPFTATLTMITAASMAGVPLTNGFLSKEMFFTELLANLSGPVMIFSAIIATLAGLFAVAYSVRLVHGVFFDGPLGKNIPNQNAHEPAFGMRAPATFLAILCILVGIFPALLVQKIINASTRSSTQLSDFPGVHLAIWHGFNAPLLMSMIALVGGCLFYFALAKNGRIRHIDLDVYLGKFQGKILFDLWLKSLLLYSRRLKRASENGKLQSYLIWIILFSLALVAMPFMIQGLSTGTRELTYAPPIAIVLWLILFSSCWMMLWFHHERIKAILISGAVGLVVTLVFICFSAPDLALTQITVDVVTTVLLLMSLSLLPQLTPYESSVSRRWRDALIAISAGLGIAWITWLILTRDHQSISWFFLQQSIPLGGGSNVVNVILVDFRGFDTFGEITVLGIAAIGALCMMDGMRTHGSTITQGLTYRFNPSPLMFRITSSWILPLALVVSLYIFLRGHNLPGGGFIAGLITALALIIQYIAIGQDQTETMLKAKSGRLYEIWIGTGLSIAGLTGVAAWFWGRPFLTSAHIYISPPIIGELHLASAALFDVGVYITVVGATMLMISVLGDSRHSSMTGPVLRRRK, encoded by the coding sequence ATGGATACGAGTGTGCTACCAATTATTATATTGTTACCGTTAGTACTGGGCACAATACTTGTCTCGTGGCTGAATAAATTTTCACGCGAGGTAACGGCTTTAGGTGCAATCGGAGTCAGTTTAGCAAGTTTTATCTTGTTACTGACTCAAGCAAAAAAAGTATTTGATGGCGCTACGCTATCAGAAAGTTGGGCCTGGCTGCCTCAACTGGGTATTGAGTTAAGCTTTCGCTTAGATGCCTTAAGCCTGTTATTTTCATTACTGATTACAGGAATCGGCACACTCATCTATATTTATGCTTATTATTATCTTAGTCCTAAAAATTCACTCAAAAAACTGTATGTATTGCTGATGCTCTTCATGGCAGCAATGTTAGGTATTTCATTATCCAATAATTTAATCGTGCTGTTGGTCTTTTGGGAATTGACCAGTATTAGTTCATTTTTATTGGTCGGCTATTGGAGTAATTACGAAGCAGCACAACGTGGTTCACGTATGGCACTGACGATCACCGGATTTGGTGGTTTAGCCATGCTGGGTGGATTTGTGCTGATTGGTCAGATTACTGGTACCTATCAAATTGATCAAATTACCCAAATGACAGCATTAATTCAGGAACATCATTTATTTGTTCCTGCGCTATTACTTATTTTACTTGGGGTATTTACGAAAAGTGCTCAGTTTCCATTTCACTTTTGGTTACCCAATGCGATGGCAGCCCCCACGCCTGTATCAGCATATCTGCATTCTGCAACCATGGTCAAAGCTGGGATCTTTTTACTCGCCAGATTAATGCCAATTTTTATCGGATCTGCAATTTATCATAATTTAGTGACCTTTATTGGCTTATTCACTTTATGTATGGCTGCATTTTTTGCCATTTTTAAAGAAGATCTAAAAGGATTACTGGCTTATTCTACGATTAGTCACTTAGGACTGATTGTGTGTTTGCTTGGTATTGCGTCTCCACTGGCTGTTGCCGCTGCTATCTTTCATATTATTAACCATGCGACATTTAAAGCGGCATTATTTATGATTGCCGGCACTATTGATCATGAAACAGGTACACGAGATTTACGCAAACTCAGTGGTTTATGGCAGTTATTACCATTTACCGCAACCCTCACCATGATTACCGCTGCCTCAATGGCAGGTGTACCATTGACCAATGGATTCCTATCTAAAGAAATGTTCTTTACTGAATTATTGGCCAATTTATCTGGTCCAGTGATGATTTTCTCTGCAATCATCGCAACATTGGCTGGTCTGTTTGCTGTAGCTTATTCCGTACGTTTGGTACACGGGGTATTTTTTGATGGTCCGCTAGGTAAAAATATTCCGAATCAAAATGCACATGAACCCGCATTTGGTATGCGTGCACCCGCAACATTTTTGGCTATTTTATGTATTCTGGTCGGGATATTTCCTGCCCTTTTAGTACAAAAAATCATTAATGCCTCCACACGCTCAAGTACCCAGCTTAGTGATTTTCCAGGGGTACATCTGGCGATTTGGCATGGATTTAATGCACCATTGCTGATGAGCATGATTGCCTTAGTTGGTGGTTGTCTATTCTATTTTGCATTGGCTAAAAATGGTCGAATTCGACATATTGATTTGGATGTTTACTTAGGTAAATTCCAAGGCAAAATACTCTTTGACTTATGGCTAAAATCTTTACTACTGTATTCACGTCGTTTAAAACGTGCCAGCGAAAATGGTAAATTACAAAGTTATCTGATTTGGATTATTTTATTCAGTTTGGCATTGGTTGCCATGCCTTTTATGATACAAGGGCTGAGTACAGGTACACGTGAACTCACCTATGCACCACCTATTGCAATTGTACTGTGGCTCATTTTATTTTCATCATGCTGGATGATGCTTTGGTTTCATCATGAACGAATTAAAGCCATCCTGATCAGTGGTGCTGTCGGTTTAGTGGTGACTTTAGTTTTTATTTGTTTTTCAGCACCCGATTTGGCATTAACACAAATTACAGTTGATGTTGTCACGACTGTTTTATTACTGATGAGCCTTTCCCTGTTACCTCAATTGACCCCTTATGAGTCAAGTGTCTCACGGCGTTGGCGTGATGCCCTAATCGCCATTAGTGCTGGCTTAGGTATCGCTTGGATTACTTGGTTAATCTTAACGCGAGATCATCAATCTATCTCTTGGTTCTTCCTACAGCAATCTATTCCATTGGGTGGTGGCAGTAATGTCGTCAATGTCATTTTAGTCGATTTCCGTGGCTTTGATACCTTTGGTGAAATCACGGTATTGGGAATCGCAGCAATTGGCGCACTGTGTATGATGGATGGCATGCGTACCCATGGCAGTACCATTACGCAAGGTCTTACCTATCGTTTTAATCCATCTCCTCTGATGTTTCGTATTACTTCATCATGGATTTTACCACTGGCTTTAGTGGTCAGTTTATATATTTTCTTACGTGGGCATAATTTACCAGGAGGCGGCTTTATTGCGGGTTTAATCACTGCATTAGCACTGATTATTCAATATATTGCCATTGGTCAAGATCAAACAGAAACCATGCTTAAAGCAAAATCTGGACGTTTATATGAGATCTGGATTGGTACAGGTTTGAGTATTGCTGGCTTGACTGGCGTTGCTGCATGGTTTTGGGGACGACCATTCTTAACCAGTGCACATATTTATATCTCTCCACCGATAATTGGTGAACTGCATCTAGCTTCAGCAGCCTTATTTGATGTCGGCGTTTATATTACCGTTGTCGGTGCCACGATGTTGATGATTTCAGTTCTGGGAGACTCGCGTCATTCAAGTATGACAGGCCCTGTGCTTAGGAGAAGAAAATAA
- a CDS encoding Na+/H+ antiporter subunit G, giving the protein MQLTIEIFVSIFLIIGAFFMLVGSIGMVRLPDLFMRLHAPTKSSTLGLGSFLIAAIIFSAFHGRIGFAEILITLFSFITAPVSANLIAQAALHLRLRSMSGDVPEALERPLPWQRTRRRAFYAKHKSNKDDTR; this is encoded by the coding sequence ATGCAGCTCACCATAGAAATTTTCGTTTCAATTTTTTTGATTATTGGTGCATTTTTTATGTTGGTCGGTAGTATTGGTATGGTTCGCCTTCCCGATCTTTTTATGCGACTCCATGCACCGACCAAATCAAGTACACTGGGTCTTGGCAGTTTTTTAATTGCTGCCATTATCTTTTCTGCATTTCATGGTCGTATTGGTTTTGCAGAAATTCTAATTACCCTATTTTCTTTTATTACCGCACCCGTATCTGCCAATTTAATTGCGCAAGCTGCACTTCACTTACGCTTACGTTCAATGAGTGGTGATGTACCTGAAGCATTGGAGCGTCCACTCCCTTGGCAACGTACCCGTCGCCGAGCGTTTTATGCCAAACATAAATCCAATAAAGATGATACACGCTAA
- a CDS encoding Na+/H+ antiporter subunit E: MAISSFLNRWFPHPLVSFLVGISWLMLAHSADAASLTMALLLAIFIPKLINPFIDRTPNIDWKAANKLFFIVLWDIIISNITVTKLVLGPTKNLHPKWFRVPLETQHEEVNSLLAMIITTTPGTVSAGIDQDRGDILVHALNTHDADEEIKTIKARYEQPLMLIFGVKAGDQS, from the coding sequence ATGGCTATATCATCGTTTTTAAATCGTTGGTTTCCGCATCCTTTAGTGTCCTTTCTGGTTGGGATAAGTTGGTTAATGTTGGCGCATAGTGCCGATGCCGCATCACTAACGATGGCATTATTGCTGGCTATTTTTATTCCTAAACTGATTAATCCATTTATTGATCGAACCCCCAATATTGATTGGAAAGCAGCCAACAAACTGTTCTTCATTGTGTTATGGGACATTATTATCAGTAATATTACTGTGACCAAACTGGTACTTGGGCCAACAAAAAACCTACATCCTAAATGGTTTCGTGTCCCTTTAGAAACACAGCATGAAGAAGTCAACTCATTACTGGCAATGATTATTACCACAACGCCGGGTACTGTTTCTGCAGGTATTGATCAGGATCGTGGTGATATTTTGGTTCATGCATTAAATACCCATGATGCAGATGAAGAAATCAAGACTATCAAAGCACGCTACGAACAACCATTAATGCTTATTTTTGGTGTAAAAGCAGGAGATCAATCATGA
- a CDS encoding Na+/H+ antiporter subunit C, producing MISLEFLLTSAIGLLTATGIYLILRARTFPVVLGLAMLGYAVNLFLFAMGRIQINAPAVLTETTKSTDPLPQALVLTAIVIGFATTAFIVQLALRTRYETGTDHVDSKEEISTIDPREDEP from the coding sequence ATGATTAGCCTCGAATTTTTACTCACCTCAGCAATTGGCTTATTAACGGCAACAGGTATTTATCTTATTTTACGTGCACGGACCTTTCCTGTAGTTTTAGGGCTGGCAATGCTCGGTTATGCGGTAAACCTATTTTTATTTGCCATGGGACGTATTCAGATCAATGCGCCTGCCGTTTTGACTGAAACAACTAAATCAACTGACCCTTTGCCTCAGGCATTGGTTCTAACCGCGATTGTTATTGGTTTTGCAACTACGGCTTTTATTGTCCAGCTTGCACTACGTACTCGCTATGAAACAGGTACAGATCACGTTGATTCAAAAGAAGAAATATCAACAATTGACCCACGTGAGGATGAGCCATAA
- a CDS encoding monovalent cation/H+ antiporter subunit D encodes MTDLTQLWIQHTPIISILIPAFTAFILVLLGNPGSGSLAQDWRQPWRRTISNVSAILGLLTAINYLIFAANGQITVYNLSEWAAPFGIVLVLDQLSAFMLVLTYTLAVPVLWFASKEWDERGRYFHVMFHFLLMGLCGAFLTGDLFNLFVFFEILLMASYVLLLHGQGKARFQLGIHYVTINLLASALFLIGLGMIYGSVGSLNMADVARLMPILPTDQHTIAVAGGLLLFVVFAIKAAILPVGFWLPKTYAVASTPVAALFTIMTKVGVYAILRVNGTVFDDFMSREILQNWLLVLGLITSLYGAIGAIGAERLRRFVGFMILSSIGTIIIAIALFNTQAWAAALYYLVHSTLIGAAFYLLCGWITSQRGEFKDHLKIAPMIKQHKLVSIVYFMIALMMAGLPPFSGFFGKVFILQATQFSPYQIPIIIVILTVSLLSIIAFTRVGFILFWRATRPESDPDTQEYQKYQALPSHAPARNDKTIYILLASLIIYMIGSNPVYHYLFNAAEQIQNNALYNVAILKKDEHDQVISVQPFDPSNLPETKYGGEVIDPNAHLIPYLIAPKTLDGEHISNYKLRQIEEQHDLDINTEIDQLKPTEGP; translated from the coding sequence ATGACTGATCTTACTCAACTGTGGATACAACATACGCCTATTATTAGTATTTTAATTCCTGCCTTTACTGCTTTTATTTTAGTATTGCTTGGTAATCCTGGTTCTGGTTCACTTGCTCAGGATTGGCGTCAACCTTGGCGTCGTACCATCAGTAATGTATCTGCAATATTGGGATTATTAACAGCCATTAACTATCTGATCTTTGCAGCAAATGGACAGATTACAGTCTATAACTTAAGTGAATGGGCTGCACCCTTTGGTATTGTTCTGGTACTGGATCAACTATCGGCATTTATGTTGGTATTGACCTATACACTCGCTGTACCTGTGCTGTGGTTTGCCAGTAAAGAATGGGATGAAAGAGGCCGCTACTTTCATGTCATGTTTCATTTTTTACTGATGGGTCTCTGTGGTGCTTTTCTCACAGGCGACTTATTTAATTTATTTGTTTTCTTTGAAATTTTATTAATGGCATCCTATGTACTACTGCTACATGGACAAGGTAAAGCACGTTTTCAACTTGGCATTCATTATGTCACCATCAATCTCTTGGCATCGGCATTATTTCTGATTGGCTTAGGAATGATTTATGGCAGCGTCGGCAGCTTAAATATGGCCGATGTTGCTCGTCTAATGCCGATATTGCCAACCGATCAACATACCATTGCGGTTGCAGGAGGACTGCTGTTATTTGTGGTATTTGCGATTAAAGCGGCAATACTGCCGGTCGGTTTTTGGCTCCCTAAAACCTATGCAGTGGCAAGTACTCCTGTGGCTGCCCTCTTTACCATTATGACCAAAGTGGGTGTATATGCGATTTTACGTGTCAATGGTACAGTCTTTGATGATTTCATGAGTCGTGAGATTTTACAAAACTGGTTATTAGTGCTTGGTTTAATCACGTCACTATATGGTGCGATTGGTGCGATTGGTGCTGAACGCTTACGTCGCTTTGTAGGCTTTATGATCTTGTCATCTATTGGTACGATTATCATTGCCATTGCCCTCTTTAATACTCAAGCTTGGGCTGCTGCATTATATTATCTGGTTCATAGTACGCTGATTGGTGCCGCATTCTATCTACTCTGTGGATGGATTACTTCACAACGTGGTGAATTTAAAGATCATCTTAAAATTGCACCAATGATTAAGCAGCATAAATTGGTTTCTATTGTTTATTTTATGATTGCTTTAATGATGGCAGGCTTACCGCCGTTTAGTGGCTTTTTTGGTAAAGTATTTATTTTACAGGCAACACAATTTTCGCCTTACCAAATCCCCATTATTATTGTCATATTGACAGTCAGTTTACTCAGTATCATTGCCTTTACCCGAGTAGGTTTTATCTTATTTTGGCGTGCTACACGCCCAGAAAGTGATCCAGATACACAGGAATATCAAAAGTATCAGGCACTGCCTTCACATGCACCTGCACGTAATGATAAAACCATTTATATCTTGCTGGCTAGCTTAATCATCTACATGATTGGTTCCAATCCGGTCTATCACTACCTATTTAATGCTGCAGAGCAAATACAAAATAATGCGCTTTATAACGTGGCTATTTTGAAAAAAGACGAGCATGATCAAGTGATCAGTGTACAACCATTCGATCCAAGCAATTTACCAGAAACCAAATATGGCGGTGAAGTCATTGATCCAAATGCACATTTGATTCCATACTTGATTGCACCTAAAACTTTAGATGGTGAACATATTTCTAATTATAAGTTACGACAAATTGAAGAACAGCATGATCTTGATATCAACACAGAAATAGATCAACTTAAACCGACGGAGGGACCATAA
- a CDS encoding monovalent cation/H+ antiporter subunit F: MTILSYALAICMIAITLSMLLCLIRLIMGPSIVDRLLALDTLFLNAICLMVILGIYWATSSLFEGALLVAMLGFVSTAALARYFTTSHVID, encoded by the coding sequence ATGACTATTCTCTCTTATGCATTAGCGATCTGTATGATTGCGATTACGCTGTCAATGCTACTATGCCTTATTCGTTTAATTATGGGACCATCTATTGTTGACCGATTACTGGCACTAGATACCTTATTTTTAAATGCAATCTGCTTAATGGTCATACTCGGAATTTATTGGGCCACCAGCTCATTATTCGAAGGTGCGTTATTGGTGGCAATGCTAGGCTTTGTTTCTACTGCTGCATTGGCTCGCTATTTTACGACCAGCCATGTCATAGACTAG